A genomic stretch from Mycobacterium malmoense includes:
- the murG gene encoding undecaprenyldiphospho-muramoylpentapeptide beta-N-acetylglucosaminyltransferase, giving the protein MNDTVREPAGGLGASPSPAGAASSVNSPLSVVLAGGGTAGHVEPAMAVADALSALDPRVRITALGTRRGLDTTLVPARGYRLELITPVPLPRKLSGDLVRLPPRVWRAVREARAVLDAVDVDVVIGFGGYVALPAYLAALGLPFTPRLRRRVPVVIHEANARAGLANRVGARRADRVLAAVPECGLPRAEVVGVPVRAAITALDRAALRAEARKHFGFADDARVLLVFGGSQGAVSLNRAVSGAAAGLAAAGVSVLHAHGPKNTLELRAPEPGDPPYVAVPYLDRMDLAYAAADLVICRSGAMTVAEVSAVGLPAIYVPLPIGNGEQRLNALPVVDAGGGMVVADAALTPDLVAREVAGLLSDPPRLAAMTAAAARVGHRDAARQVAQAALDIARKAVAAGGPR; this is encoded by the coding sequence GTGAACGACACGGTCAGGGAGCCGGCCGGCGGGCTGGGGGCAAGCCCCTCGCCCGCCGGTGCCGCATCGTCGGTCAATTCCCCCCTGTCGGTCGTGCTCGCCGGCGGCGGGACGGCCGGCCATGTGGAGCCCGCCATGGCCGTCGCCGACGCGCTGAGCGCGCTGGATCCGCGGGTCCGGATCACCGCGTTGGGCACCCGGCGCGGGCTGGACACCACGCTGGTGCCGGCGCGCGGCTATCGCCTGGAGCTGATCACGCCGGTGCCGCTGCCGCGGAAGCTCAGCGGCGACCTGGTGCGGCTGCCGCCGCGGGTGTGGCGCGCCGTCCGGGAAGCCCGCGCCGTGCTCGACGCCGTCGACGTCGACGTGGTGATCGGCTTCGGCGGGTATGTGGCACTGCCGGCCTACCTCGCGGCCCTCGGCCTGCCCTTCACGCCCCGCCTCAGGCGCCGCGTCCCGGTGGTGATCCACGAGGCCAACGCCCGCGCCGGGCTGGCCAACCGCGTCGGCGCCCGCCGCGCGGACCGGGTGCTGGCCGCGGTGCCCGAGTGCGGGCTGCCGCGCGCCGAGGTGGTCGGGGTGCCGGTCCGGGCCGCCATCACCGCGCTGGACCGTGCCGCGTTGCGTGCCGAGGCGCGGAAGCACTTCGGCTTCGCCGACGACGCGCGGGTGCTGCTGGTGTTCGGTGGCTCGCAGGGCGCGGTCTCGCTGAACCGGGCCGTCTCCGGGGCGGCCGCCGGCCTGGCCGCCGCGGGCGTGTCCGTGCTGCACGCGCACGGACCCAAGAACACCCTCGAGCTGCGCGCACCCGAGCCGGGCGATCCGCCCTACGTGGCGGTGCCCTACCTTGACCGGATGGACCTGGCCTACGCCGCCGCCGACCTGGTGATCTGCCGGTCCGGCGCGATGACCGTCGCCGAGGTCTCGGCCGTCGGACTGCCGGCCATCTACGTCCCGCTGCCGATCGGCAACGGCGAGCAGCGGCTCAACGCGCTGCCGGTGGTCGACGCCGGTGGCGGCATGGTGGTCGCCGACGCCGCCCTGACGCCGGACCTGGTCGCCCGGGAGGTGGCCGGGCTGCTCAGCGACCCGCCGCGGCTGGCGGCGATGACCGCGGCCGCCGCGCGGGTGGGACATCGGGACGCGGCGCGCCAGGTGGCCCAGGCGGCGCTGGACATCGCCAGGAAGGCAGTCGCGGCGGGAGGGCCACGGTGA
- the ftsW gene encoding putative lipid II flippase FtsW, translating into MRNALTRLLGRDKGPDTGKDETPAERAGAEEPVAPTDPSGTDDAAKAPASDAPPKASGAEPGGLRSRFGAWLGRPMTSFHLIIAIAGLLTTLGLIMVLSASGVRSYDTDGSAWVIFGKQVLWTIIGVVGAYAALRMSVRFIRRVAFTGYVVTIILLVLVLVPGIGNLANGSRKWFVIAGFSMQPSELAKIAFAIWGAHLLAARRMERASLREMLIPLVPAAVIALALIVAQPDLGQTVSLGIILLALLWYAGLPLRVFVTSLAAVFVAGAILAMSAGYRSDRVRSWINPENDPQDTGYQARQAKFALAHGGVFGDGLGQGVAKWNYLPNAHNDFIFAIIGEELGFVGAFGLLALFGLFAYTGMRIARRSADPFLRLLTATTTMWILGQAFINIGYVIGVLPVTGLQLPLISAGGTSTAATLFMIGIMANAARHEPEAVAALRAGRDDKVNRLLRLPLPEPYVPSRIEAFRDRKRVGPRPGKTGAPNPSKPSKPSKKGPQRPARPARQPAGGARSRGLGHRPLPGEHHGSGQRHAGQRPTRRARALEGQHYG; encoded by the coding sequence GTGCGTAACGCGCTGACCCGGCTGCTGGGCCGGGACAAGGGCCCGGACACGGGAAAAGACGAAACCCCGGCCGAGCGGGCCGGGGCGGAGGAGCCGGTCGCCCCGACGGATCCATCCGGAACCGACGACGCGGCCAAGGCCCCGGCTTCGGACGCCCCCCCAAAGGCCTCCGGGGCCGAACCGGGCGGTCTGCGCAGCCGGTTCGGCGCGTGGCTGGGCCGGCCCATGACGTCGTTTCACCTGATCATCGCCATTGCCGGGTTGCTGACGACGCTCGGCCTGATCATGGTGCTGTCGGCCTCCGGCGTGCGCTCGTATGACACCGACGGGTCGGCCTGGGTCATTTTCGGCAAGCAGGTCTTGTGGACGATCATCGGCGTTGTCGGCGCCTATGCCGCGTTGCGGATGTCGGTGCGGTTCATCCGCCGCGTCGCCTTCACCGGGTACGTGGTCACCATCATCCTGCTGGTGCTCGTGCTGGTTCCGGGGATCGGCAACCTGGCCAACGGGTCTCGTAAATGGTTCGTGATCGCCGGCTTCTCGATGCAGCCCTCCGAGCTGGCGAAGATCGCGTTCGCCATCTGGGGCGCGCACCTGCTGGCGGCCCGGCGCATGGAACGGGCGTCGTTGCGCGAGATGCTGATTCCGCTGGTCCCGGCCGCCGTCATCGCCCTGGCGCTCATCGTGGCCCAGCCCGACCTCGGCCAGACCGTGTCGCTGGGCATCATCCTGCTGGCTCTGCTGTGGTACGCCGGGCTGCCGCTGCGCGTCTTCGTCACCTCGCTGGCGGCCGTTTTCGTCGCCGGCGCGATCCTGGCCATGTCCGCGGGGTACCGCTCGGACCGGGTGCGGTCCTGGATTAACCCCGAAAACGACCCCCAGGACACCGGCTACCAGGCCCGTCAGGCAAAGTTCGCGCTCGCCCACGGCGGCGTCTTCGGCGACGGCCTCGGCCAGGGCGTCGCCAAGTGGAACTACCTGCCCAACGCCCACAACGACTTCATCTTCGCGATCATCGGCGAGGAACTGGGCTTCGTCGGCGCGTTCGGGCTGCTGGCCCTCTTCGGCTTGTTCGCCTACACCGGGATGCGGATCGCGCGGCGGTCGGCCGACCCGTTCCTGCGGCTGCTGACCGCCACCACGACCATGTGGATCCTCGGGCAGGCCTTTATCAACATCGGCTACGTGATCGGGGTGCTGCCGGTCACCGGTCTGCAGCTGCCGCTCATCTCTGCCGGCGGAACATCCACGGCCGCAACGCTTTTCATGATAGGCATCATGGCCAACGCGGCTCGTCACGAACCGGAGGCGGTGGCCGCGCTGCGGGCCGGCCGCGACGACAAGGTAAACCGGTTGCTGCGGCTGCCGCTGCCCGAGCCGTATGTGCCGAGCCGCATCGAGGCGTTTCGCGATCGCAAGCGCGTCGGCCCGCGGCCGGGCAAAACCGGGGCGCCCAACCCGTCTAAGCCGTCCAAGCCGTCCAAGAAGGGACCCCAGCGGCCCGCCCGGCCGGCTCGCCAGCCTGCAGGCGGCGCCCGCTCGCGGGGTTTGGGGCACCGGCCCCTTCCGGGGGAGCATCATGGATCTGGCCAGCGTCACGCCGGCCAGCGTCCGACACGGCGAGCTCGCGCATTGGAAGGTCAGCATTACGGGTGA
- the murD gene encoding UDP-N-acetylmuramoyl-L-alanine--D-glutamate ligase, which yields MLEPLVAGAPVLVAGGGVTGRAVLAALARFGAAATLCDDDPATLRGYAESGVATVTTATAARQISRYALVITSPGFSPATPLLAAASAAAVPIWGDVELAWRLDAAGHYGPPRRWLVVTGTNGKTTTTSMLHAMLTAAGQRSLLCGNIGSPVLDALNEPADLLAVELSSFQLHWAPSLRPEAGVVLNIAEDHLDWHATFAEYVAAKARVLGGRVAVAGLDDARAAALLDTAAAPVRVGFRLGEPAAGELGVRDGQLVDRAFADDLALLPVESIPVPGPVGVLDALAAAALARSVGVPADAIATAIASFRVGRHRAEVVAVAEGITYVDDSKATNPHAAEASVLAYPRVVWVAGGLLKGASVDAEVARIASRLVGAVLIGRDRQEVAEALSRHAPDVPVVQVVTGEDAGMDATAVVSVTGVAEVIHAGGDLGARVMTAAVAAARELAKPGDTILLAPAGASFDQFTGYADRGDAFAAAVRAAIR from the coding sequence GTGCTCGAGCCTCTCGTGGCCGGCGCGCCCGTGCTGGTGGCCGGCGGCGGCGTGACCGGCAGGGCGGTGCTGGCGGCCCTGGCCCGATTCGGCGCGGCGGCGACCCTGTGCGACGACGACCCGGCCACCCTGCGCGGATACGCCGAGAGCGGGGTGGCGACCGTGACCACGGCGACGGCCGCGCGGCAGATCTCCCGCTACGCCCTGGTGATCACCAGCCCCGGCTTTTCGCCGGCCACGCCGCTGCTGGCCGCGGCCTCCGCCGCCGCCGTGCCCATCTGGGGTGACGTGGAGCTCGCCTGGCGGCTCGACGCCGCGGGCCACTACGGGCCGCCGCGGCGCTGGCTCGTGGTGACCGGGACGAACGGCAAGACGACGACGACGTCGATGCTGCACGCCATGCTGACCGCCGCCGGACAACGCAGCCTGCTGTGCGGCAACATCGGCAGCCCCGTGCTGGACGCCCTGAACGAGCCCGCCGACCTGCTGGCCGTTGAGCTGTCCAGCTTCCAGCTGCACTGGGCGCCCTCGCTGCGGCCCGAGGCCGGCGTCGTGCTCAACATCGCCGAGGACCATCTGGACTGGCACGCCACCTTTGCCGAATACGTCGCCGCGAAGGCCCGGGTGCTGGGCGGCCGGGTGGCGGTGGCCGGACTTGACGACGCCCGCGCCGCCGCGTTGCTGGACACCGCGGCGGCGCCGGTGCGCGTCGGCTTCCGGCTCGGCGAACCGGCCGCCGGTGAGCTCGGCGTGCGCGACGGCCAGCTGGTCGACCGCGCCTTCGCCGACGACCTGGCGCTTCTGCCGGTCGAGTCGATTCCGGTGCCGGGCCCGGTCGGGGTGCTCGACGCCCTGGCCGCGGCGGCGCTGGCCCGCAGCGTCGGTGTGCCCGCCGACGCGATCGCGACCGCGATCGCGTCGTTCCGGGTGGGCCGGCATCGGGCCGAGGTGGTCGCCGTCGCCGAGGGGATCACCTACGTCGACGACTCCAAGGCCACCAATCCGCACGCCGCCGAGGCGTCCGTGCTGGCCTACCCGCGCGTGGTGTGGGTGGCCGGCGGTTTGCTGAAGGGCGCGTCCGTCGACGCCGAGGTCGCCAGGATCGCGTCCCGGCTGGTCGGCGCGGTGCTCATCGGCCGGGATCGCCAAGAGGTTGCAGAGGCGTTATCGCGACACGCGCCCGATGTCCCCGTCGTCCAGGTTGTGACAGGCGAGGATGCTGGTATGGATGCGACTGCTGTTGTTTCTGTTACTGGTGTGGCAGAAGTGATACATGCGGGCGGGGACCTCGGTGCTCGCGTCATGACCGCGGCCGTGGCCGCGGCCCGCGAGTTGGCAAAGCCGGGCGACACGATCCTGCTGGCACCGGCCGGCGCCTCGTTCGACCAGTTCACCGGGTACGCCGACCGCGGCGACGCGTTCGCGGCCGCCGTGCGCGCGGCGATCCGGTAG
- the mraY gene encoding phospho-N-acetylmuramoyl-pentapeptide-transferase has protein sequence MRQILIAVAIALTVSILLTPVLIRLFTKQGFGHQIREDGPPSHHTKRGTPSMGGVAILAGIWAGYLGTHIAGLAFDGEGISASGLLVLGLATVLGGVGFVDDLIKIRRSRNLGLNKTAKTVGQIGAAVLFGVLVLQFHNANGLTPGSADLSYVREIATVTLAPGLFVLFCVVIVSAWSNAVNFTDGLDGLAAGAMAMVTAAYVLITFWQYRNACATAPGLGCYNVRDPLDLAIIAAATAGACIGFLWWNAAPAKIFMGDTGSLALGGIIAGLSVTSRTEILAVVLGALFVAEVISVVLQILAFRTTGRRMFRMAPFHHHFELVGWAETTVIIRFWLLTAITCGLGVALFYGEWLAAIGA, from the coding sequence GTGAGACAGATCCTCATCGCCGTTGCCATCGCGCTGACCGTGTCCATCCTGCTGACCCCCGTGCTGATCCGGCTGTTCACCAAGCAGGGGTTCGGTCACCAGATCCGCGAGGACGGCCCGCCCAGCCACCACACGAAGCGCGGCACGCCGTCGATGGGCGGGGTGGCGATCCTGGCCGGCATCTGGGCCGGCTACCTGGGCACGCACATCGCCGGGCTGGCGTTCGACGGCGAAGGCATATCCGCGTCGGGCCTGCTGGTGCTGGGGCTGGCCACCGTGCTGGGCGGGGTCGGCTTCGTCGACGACCTGATCAAGATCCGCAGGTCGCGCAACCTCGGGCTGAACAAGACCGCCAAGACGGTCGGGCAGATCGGGGCCGCGGTGCTGTTCGGCGTGCTGGTGCTGCAGTTCCACAACGCCAACGGCCTGACACCGGGCAGCGCGGACCTGTCCTACGTGCGTGAGATCGCCACCGTCACGCTGGCTCCCGGGCTGTTCGTGCTGTTCTGCGTGGTCATCGTCAGCGCCTGGTCCAACGCGGTCAATTTCACCGACGGCCTGGACGGGCTGGCCGCCGGCGCCATGGCGATGGTCACCGCCGCCTACGTGTTGATCACCTTCTGGCAGTACCGCAACGCGTGTGCCACCGCGCCGGGCCTGGGCTGCTACAACGTGCGCGACCCGCTGGACCTGGCCATCATCGCGGCCGCCACCGCCGGCGCCTGCATCGGCTTTTTGTGGTGGAACGCCGCGCCCGCCAAGATCTTCATGGGCGACACCGGGTCGCTGGCGCTGGGCGGCATCATCGCGGGCCTTTCGGTCACCAGCCGCACCGAGATCCTCGCCGTCGTGCTCGGTGCGCTGTTCGTCGCCGAGGTCATCTCCGTCGTGCTGCAGATCCTGGCCTTCCGCACCACCGGGCGCCGCATGTTCCGCATGGCGCCCTTCCACCACCACTTCGAACTGGTCGGCTGGGCCGAGACCACGGTGATCATCCGCTTCTGGCTGCTCACCGCGATCACCTGCGGCCTGGGCGTGGCCCTGTTCTACGGTGAGTGGCTGGCCGCGATCGGTGCCTGA
- a CDS encoding UDP-N-acetylmuramoyl-tripeptide--D-alanyl-D-alanine ligase, with product MIDLTVAHIAEIVGGTLTDISPRAAAELRVTGTVEFDSRAVGPGGLFLALPGARSDGHDHAGSAVAAGAVAVLAARPVGVPAIVVSPEPRDSRASVLEHDADGSGAAVLAALARLAKAVAAELVAGGLTIVGITGSSGKTSTKDLVAAVLEPLGEVVAPPGSFNNELGHPWTVLRATPSTDYLVLEMSARHPGNIAALADIAPPAIGMVLNVGAAHLGEFGSRDAIARTKAELPQAVPPSGVVILNVDDPAVAAMAETTAARVVRVSRAGPADVWAGPVSLDELARPRFALHAGDAQADVRLGVYGDHQVTNALCAAAVALQCGAGVERVAAALAGAGPVSRHRMQVTTRPDGITVIDDAYNANPDSMRAGLQALAWIAHRTERPRRSWAVLGEMAELGDDAITEHDRIGRLAVRLDVSRLVVVGTGRSMSAMRHGAVLEGAWDSWGSDTDKGAVSVPDGDAALALLRAKMQPGDVVLVKASNAAGLGALADALAAEGSAGPGDSAGGVRA from the coding sequence ATGATCGACCTGACCGTCGCCCACATCGCCGAAATCGTCGGCGGCACACTGACCGACATCTCGCCGCGGGCCGCCGCGGAACTGCGCGTCACCGGCACCGTCGAATTCGATTCGCGGGCCGTCGGCCCCGGCGGGCTGTTTCTCGCGCTGCCCGGGGCGCGCTCCGACGGGCACGACCACGCGGGCTCGGCGGTCGCGGCCGGCGCCGTCGCCGTACTGGCGGCCCGGCCGGTCGGCGTCCCCGCCATCGTGGTTTCCCCCGAACCGCGAGACAGCCGCGCCTCGGTGCTCGAGCACGACGCCGACGGCTCCGGCGCGGCGGTGCTGGCCGCGCTGGCCAGGCTGGCCAAGGCGGTGGCCGCGGAGCTGGTCGCGGGCGGGCTGACGATCGTCGGGATCACCGGCTCGTCGGGAAAGACCTCCACCAAGGACCTGGTGGCCGCGGTGCTCGAGCCGCTGGGTGAGGTGGTGGCCCCACCGGGGTCGTTCAACAACGAGCTCGGGCATCCCTGGACGGTGCTGCGCGCGACCCCCAGCACCGACTACCTGGTCCTGGAGATGTCGGCGCGCCATCCCGGCAACATCGCCGCGCTGGCCGACATCGCCCCGCCGGCGATCGGGATGGTCCTCAACGTCGGCGCCGCCCACCTGGGCGAGTTCGGCTCCCGCGACGCCATCGCACGCACCAAAGCCGAACTGCCGCAAGCCGTTCCGCCGTCCGGCGTGGTCATCCTCAACGTCGACGACCCGGCTGTGGCGGCCATGGCCGAGACGACCGCCGCCCGGGTGGTCCGGGTCAGCCGCGCCGGCCCCGCCGACGTCTGGGCCGGGCCGGTCTCGCTGGACGAGCTGGCCAGGCCGCGCTTCGCCCTGCACGCGGGCGACGCCCAAGCCGACGTGCGGCTCGGCGTGTACGGCGACCACCAGGTCACCAACGCGCTGTGCGCCGCCGCGGTCGCGCTGCAATGCGGCGCCGGCGTCGAGCGAGTGGCCGCCGCGCTGGCCGGGGCGGGCCCGGTGTCGCGGCACCGGATGCAGGTCACCACCCGTCCCGACGGCATCACGGTGATCGACGACGCCTATAACGCCAACCCCGACTCGATGCGGGCCGGGCTGCAGGCGCTGGCGTGGATCGCCCACCGGACCGAGCGTCCGCGCCGCAGCTGGGCGGTGCTCGGCGAGATGGCCGAGCTTGGTGACGACGCGATAACCGAGCACGATCGCATCGGCCGGCTGGCGGTGCGCTTAGATGTGTCTCGACTCGTTGTCGTCGGAACCGGGAGGTCGATGAGCGCCATGCGCCACGGAGCGGTCCTCGAAGGGGCGTGGGACTCGTGGGGCTCGGACACCGATAAGGGGGCCGTCAGCGTGCCCGACGGCGACGCCGCCCTGGCGTTGTTGCGGGCCAAGATGCAACCCGGTGACGTGGTCCTGGTCAAGGCGTCCAACGCCGCCGGTCTCGGGGCGTTGGCCGACGCCCTGGCCGCGGAAGGCTCAGCGGGCCCGGGCGACTCTGCCGGCGGGGTGCGCGCGTGA
- a CDS encoding UDP-N-acetylmuramoyl-L-alanyl-D-glutamate--2,6-diaminopimelate ligase, producing MSVPTALRPNAVAGARLPALAAQVGAVPVDGPVPDVPVTGVTLRAQDVTPGDLFAALPGSTTHGARYAAEAIERGAVAVLTDAAGVAEMGTRSSAVPTLVHPAPRGVLGGLAATVYGNPSERLTVIGITGTSGKTTTTYMVESGLRAAGRTVGLIGTIGIRVDGADVPSALTTPEAPALQAMLAAMAERGVDTVVMEVSSHALALDRVDGTAFAVGGFTNLSRDHLDFHPSMADYFEAKALLFDPGSPQRARKAVVCIDDAAGRAMAMRAMKGGAAITVSAAGQPADWRAMDSAAMGAGGLEFTVVDPAGVHHRVGIRLPGHYNVANCLVALAILDVAGVSPEQAAPGLLQTRVPGRMEEIDRGQDFLALVDYAHKPGALRAVLTTLRRPDRRLAVVFGAGGERDPGKRAPMGGIAAELADLVVVTDDNPRGEDPAAIRREILAGAAENGGAAEIIEIADRRDAIRHAVAWAGPGDVVVVAGKGHETGQRGAGEVRPFDDRVELARALEARR from the coding sequence GTGTCGGTGCCCACTGCGCTGCGGCCCAACGCCGTCGCGGGCGCGCGGTTGCCGGCGCTAGCGGCCCAGGTCGGCGCGGTGCCGGTCGACGGTCCAGTTCCCGACGTGCCGGTCACCGGCGTGACGCTGCGGGCCCAGGACGTGACGCCCGGCGACCTGTTCGCCGCGCTGCCCGGCTCGACCACGCACGGCGCCCGGTACGCCGCCGAGGCCATCGAACGCGGCGCCGTCGCCGTGCTCACCGACGCTGCGGGGGTCGCCGAGATGGGCACCCGGTCCAGCGCCGTGCCCACACTGGTGCACCCGGCACCCCGCGGCGTCCTCGGCGGCCTGGCCGCCACCGTGTACGGAAACCCGTCGGAACGGCTGACGGTTATCGGGATCACCGGAACGTCGGGCAAGACGACTACGACCTACATGGTGGAGTCGGGGTTGCGCGCCGCCGGCCGGACGGTCGGGCTGATCGGCACCATCGGCATCCGCGTCGACGGCGCCGACGTCCCTAGCGCGCTGACCACTCCGGAGGCCCCCGCGCTGCAGGCGATGCTGGCCGCGATGGCCGAACGCGGCGTCGACACCGTCGTCATGGAGGTGTCCAGCCACGCCCTGGCCCTGGACCGGGTCGACGGCACCGCCTTCGCCGTGGGCGGTTTCACCAACCTGTCCCGCGACCACCTCGACTTTCACCCCAGCATGGCCGACTACTTCGAGGCCAAGGCGCTGCTGTTCGACCCGGGCTCGCCGCAGCGCGCCCGAAAAGCCGTGGTGTGCATCGACGACGCCGCCGGGCGCGCGATGGCCATGAGGGCCATGAAGGGCGGAGCCGCGATCACCGTCAGCGCCGCGGGCCAACCCGCCGACTGGCGCGCCATGGACAGCGCCGCGATGGGCGCCGGGGGACTGGAGTTCACCGTCGTCGACCCCGCCGGCGTGCACCACCGCGTCGGCATCCGGCTACCGGGCCACTACAACGTCGCTAATTGCCTTGTCGCACTGGCGATCCTGGACGTAGCGGGGGTGTCCCCGGAGCAGGCGGCACCGGGCCTGCTGCAAACCCGCGTCCCCGGGCGCATGGAAGAGATCGACCGCGGCCAGGATTTCCTCGCGCTGGTCGACTACGCCCACAAGCCCGGCGCGTTGCGGGCGGTGCTGACCACCCTGCGGCGGCCCGATCGCCGGCTGGCGGTGGTGTTCGGCGCCGGCGGCGAACGCGACCCCGGCAAGCGGGCGCCCATGGGCGGGATCGCCGCCGAGCTGGCCGACCTCGTCGTCGTCACCGACGACAACCCGCGCGGCGAGGACCCCGCGGCAATCCGCCGCGAGATCCTGGCCGGGGCGGCCGAAAACGGCGGCGCGGCAGAGATTATCGAGATCGCCGACCGGCGCGACGCGATCCGGCACGCGGTGGCCTGGGCCGGCCCCGGCGACGTGGTCGTGGTCGCGGGCAAGGGCCACGAGACCGGACAGCGCGGGGCCGGGGAGGTCCGCCCCTTCGACGACCGCGTGGAGCTGGCCCGGGCGCTGGAGGCGCGGCGATGA
- a CDS encoding TetR/AcrR family transcriptional regulator, which translates to MSLNSTGVSQRRRGRALEEALLDAAWAELAERGYDDFTFDSVAARAGTSRAVLYRRWPGKQELVLAALKCEVGKDVIVIPDTGSLRGDVIALLRQANKVRVGLATLLFTQLGGFYRQTGTSLADLSAFVQGGRDALLEQAIQRAIDRGEIDPGRVTERIARLPVDLFRHEILMTLRPLSDEAIEEIVDAVFLPLLRWRKGG; encoded by the coding sequence ATGTCTCTTAATTCAACCGGTGTGTCGCAGAGGCGACGCGGCCGCGCGTTGGAGGAAGCGCTGTTGGATGCCGCGTGGGCGGAGCTGGCCGAACGCGGTTACGACGACTTCACCTTTGACTCGGTGGCCGCGCGCGCGGGCACCAGTCGTGCCGTTCTCTACCGGCGCTGGCCCGGCAAGCAGGAACTGGTGCTCGCCGCGTTGAAGTGCGAGGTGGGCAAAGACGTCATCGTCATCCCCGACACGGGCAGCCTCCGTGGTGACGTCATCGCACTATTGCGGCAAGCCAACAAAGTCAGGGTCGGGTTGGCGACGCTGTTGTTCACCCAGCTCGGCGGCTTCTACCGCCAGACCGGCACCAGCCTCGCCGACCTCAGCGCGTTTGTCCAAGGCGGCCGCGACGCCCTGCTGGAGCAGGCGATCCAGCGCGCCATCGACCGCGGTGAAATCGACCCGGGACGGGTCACCGAACGCATCGCGCGCCTGCCCGTGGACCTGTTCCGCCACGAGATCCTCATGACGCTGCGGCCGCTGTCCGACGAGGCCATCGAGGAGATCGTCGACGCCGTCTTTCTCCCCCTTCTCCGCTGGCGCAAAGGCGGGTAA
- a CDS encoding FAD-dependent monooxygenase, which produces MRILISGAGVAGLSTAINLGADGHDVTLVERADHLRVNGSPIDIRGDALDVADKMGVLRQIRERRIDMSERVQFVDSNGAVVAEPPRDLINDSADDTEIPREDLTNILYNHLGPSVELRFVESVAELDDDDRGVDVRFASGAVDRYDLVVGADGMHSAVRELTFGPEHQFLHHLGFYTALAALPEYTPAGRINPMYNYPGHLAGIATYNDNALAVLMFRSPWIDYDYHDLAAQKRILAEAYAGHTEWRVPELVDAARRDPELYFDSVSQIHMPTWHRGQVVLVGDAAHCASPLSGRGTSLALTGAWFLGQALRDHPADLGPALEQYEDDQRPHATRSQATAAPGGELLVPATQDQIDARNRNLKPHA; this is translated from the coding sequence ATGCGCATTCTCATCTCCGGTGCGGGTGTCGCGGGCCTGAGCACCGCGATCAACCTCGGGGCCGACGGCCACGACGTGACCCTCGTCGAGCGCGCCGACCATCTGCGGGTCAATGGCTCCCCCATCGACATTCGCGGCGACGCGCTCGACGTCGCCGACAAGATGGGCGTGCTCAGACAGATCCGCGAGCGCCGGATCGACATGAGCGAACGCGTGCAGTTCGTCGACAGCAACGGCGCCGTGGTGGCCGAGCCACCCCGGGACCTGATCAACGACTCCGCCGACGACACCGAGATTCCCCGCGAAGACCTCACCAACATCCTCTACAACCACCTCGGGCCGTCGGTGGAGCTGCGGTTCGTCGAATCCGTGGCCGAACTCGACGACGATGATCGCGGGGTCGACGTTCGCTTCGCCTCGGGCGCCGTCGACCGCTACGACCTCGTCGTGGGGGCCGACGGGATGCACTCGGCGGTCCGGGAGCTCACGTTCGGGCCCGAACACCAGTTCCTGCACCACCTCGGTTTCTATACCGCGCTGGCCGCGCTGCCCGAGTACACGCCGGCCGGGCGCATCAACCCGATGTACAACTACCCGGGCCACCTAGCCGGCATCGCCACATACAACGATAATGCCTTGGCGGTCTTGATGTTTCGATCGCCGTGGATCGACTACGACTACCACGACCTCGCCGCCCAGAAACGGATCCTCGCCGAGGCTTACGCCGGCCACACCGAGTGGCGGGTCCCCGAACTGGTCGATGCGGCGCGGCGGGACCCGGAGCTGTACTTCGACTCGGTCAGCCAGATTCACATGCCGACTTGGCACCGCGGGCAGGTCGTCCTCGTCGGGGACGCCGCGCACTGCGCCTCACCCCTCTCCGGCCGCGGCACCAGCCTGGCCCTGACCGGTGCCTGGTTTCTCGGGCAAGCCCTGCGTGACCATCCCGCCGACCTGGGCCCGGCGCTAGAGCAATACGAAGACGACCAGCGGCCGCACGCCACCCGCTCCCAGGCCACCGCGGCGCCCGGAGGCGAACTCCTGGTCCCGGCCACCCAAGATCAGATCGACGCGCGCAACCGGAACCTGAAGCCTCACGCGTGA